The following is a genomic window from Candidatus Obscuribacter sp..
CTGCACTCCCTTAATAACGCCATGACCGGTGAGCGAGCCCCTTCTGCCGTTTTTGATTGTGTCACCCAGCACTGCCACTGAGCTTGGTTCGCCCACCAGGCAATAGTCGGGTAGCTCACCGCGTTGTTTGAGGACTTCTACTACACGTTTGGTGCCGTCCTGGGCTGCACCCTCTTCATCACTGGTGATGAGCAGAGCAATTGAGCCTTTATGGGCGGGAAAGGCTTTGATAAAGGCATAGATAGCCACCAGCATGCTGGCAATTGAGCCCTTCATATCAGCTGCACCGCGACCATAAAGATAGCCGTCTCTCACAGCTGGCTCAAAAGGATGGCTGGTCCAGCGGTCAATGGGACCAGTGGGCACAACATCGGTATGACCGGCAAAAACAAATAGCGGACCATCGGTGCCCCGGCGCGCCCAGAGATTCTGGACTTCACCAAATGGCAAGTATTCGCTGACAAAGCCCAGCTCTTCTAAAAATGAAGCAATCAACTGCTGGCAGTCTTCATCCCGGGGCGTTACCGATGGGCGCTTAATTAAAGCGCTGGCCATCGACAATACACTCATGGGATCAAAGCTTGGTTTAGACATCCCGCAAAAGCTCGTTAATACCTACTTTGGACCTGGTTTTATCATCTACTTGTTTGACTATGACGGCACAATAGAGGCTGTGGCTGCCATCTTTGGAGGGCAGGTTGCCAGCTACTACCACTGCTCCGCGAGGCACTCTGCCGTAAGTGATTTCTCCTGTGGCGCGGTTGAATATCTTAGTACTCATGCCCAGATAGACACCCATCGATATCACTGCGCCCTCTTCGACTATGACACCTTCGGCTACTTCTGAGCGGGCTCCAATAAAGCAATTGTCCTCGATGATAGTAGGTCTGCCCTGCAGTGGCTCCAGCACTCCACCGATACCGACACCACCAGAGAGGTGGACGTTTTTGCCGATTTGAGCACAG
Proteins encoded in this region:
- the dapE gene encoding succinyl-diaminopimelate desuccinylase; this encodes MSVLSMASALIKRPSVTPRDEDCQQLIASFLEELGFVSEYLPFGEVQNLWARRGTDGPLFVFAGHTDVVPTGPIDRWTSHPFEPAVRDGYLYGRGAADMKGSIASMLVAIYAFIKAFPAHKGSIALLITSDEEGAAQDGTKRVVEVLKQRGELPDYCLVGEPSSVAVLGDTIKNGRRGSLTGHGVIKGVQGHIAYPQLAKNPIHLFAPALAELTAMSFDQGNEFFQPTSFQISNINSGTGADNVIPGDLEILFNFRFSPEVTPHILEEKVRALFDRHKLNYGLTFRLSGMPFITPPGKLVDAARLAIKEVSAVEAELSTTGGTSDGRFIATTGCEIIELGPVNATIHKIDECVKVEELEKLSRIYERILESLLVAS